ACATTTTGCTGCAATGTGAAGCCCTCGGGGTTAGCATAATACCCAAGGATCTCGTCAGTCTTATTCCAATAAAAAATATAAGTAATACATTGCATAAAATAGATGCGATATTAATCGATGATGATCCACTAACCCACACCATGTGGGAATTATCGGCAAGCAGATATAATAAAAACTTTCTGTTATTTACTTCGGCAAATCAATTTTTATCTTCTTGTGATGGTTTCCTTCCAGAGACACCGATATACATTGATGCAGATCTAGGTAATGGTATAAAAGGTGAGATAGTTAGTGAAGAAATTTTTATTAACGGTTTTAAAAATATTTATCTTGCCACAGGTAAGCAACCTTTGAATTTTAAAAATATTAGCTGGTTAAAGGGGGTTGTCAGTAAAACACCTCCTTGGGAAGAAAAAACCCTATAGTTTTTAAGTCATAAAGATAACTATGTGACCGCCTTCTACTATGGATTCTGAATCCTAACATCCATGCTAGGTAAACGGTTTTTTTAAGGTGCAAGTACTTACTAAAAAGGATAATACGTGATGATATTTGAAAATTTAACATGTGGATATTTGGGTAAAAAACATGAAAACGCCACCTTAAATTCTAGGTTTTACGCTGAAATGTTTAGCCAAAACTTATCTTTTCGCGAAATTATACTTTTCCCTCAAAGAATTCCTAAATCCGGTTTTTTTCAGGAATTAGTTGCCCATGAATCACCAGAATTTATGAAAGAATTTAATGATATTTCTTCAATGATTAAAAAGAATGCTATCGCTTCTGCAAATAAAGTTTCTTTTGAGCAATCAAACTCTAATTTGAGAGAGCTAATCAATTGGATTTATATAATGATGCGTTATGGTCTTTCGCAAGAAATTATTACCAATAAGGTTTATGAAATAAAAATAGAACCATTTAATTTGGAATTTGAAACCGCAAAGGAAACAGCAAAAATTGAGGTTTGTTTGTCCTCTGGAGCTACTATAGACTTGACTGGGTTAATTCAGCTATCAAAACAATGTCTTACACAAACTAATATTCCAAGTCGAGAAGAAATAATTTTGTTAAATCGTCTTGTGGTTTATTTCTATAGACACAATCAATTTTCTGAATATAAGAACATAATATTAAGTTTTGCTCAACGACTTATTGATATTATAGAGCATCAATCTAATGATACATTTTTAAATAAAATTTACGCATCAGTAGTCTATCGAGGCTTAGCAATGGTGATTGATATGGGCAAAGCGTTTCAGCAAGATTGCTTAGATAAATCCGAGCAAATTGCCCGCAATATCATAGGGGAAACAGTCTTTGAAGAAATAAGCGCAAAAGAAAATCTTCTTACTTTACTGCAAACCAAATCTAAATGGACAATGCGCAATCAGGATTATAAATATACGGAAAGTTGTTTGTTAGAAATGATAGACTTGGATAAACACGATTCTACAGGATATAGTGAGCTAGGCCTCTTTTATTCTAATAATGAACTTTATCAAGATGCATTACCAATGTTTAAAAAAGCAATTCAGTTAGGTCCCCCAGCGATTGGTATGAATGCATATTACTATGGAAAATGTTTAGAGCTATCTGGAAATATTGAAATGGCTATGACCGCATTTTATGAGGCAGCACAGTTGGATGAGCAATCTCTCAGTCCATGGATAGATTTATTCTTTATCTATATAAATGCAAATCAAGGATATTTAGCAAAGAAAATTGCTCAACATATTTTTAATACTGCTATTTTAAAAGAACAACTTTCAGATGAAGAAGTTATTAAGATAAAGTCTATACTTTGTTAAAATGGCACATAAGGATATAATGTATGGTTGTAGTTAACTTTCTCGGTCTTTTATGCTGCTTCAAGATTTTTTTATGAGTGCTCTAATTTTCCGCTACTTTATAATTATTTTTTTGTTGTTTTCTGCAGTGGATACTTTGGCCACCCCTGCGAGCAATCCTATCAATGATTGGAAACAATATAAAAATTTTCTAATTTTTGCTGTTCCTGTCAGTTTTGGAAAGTTTGATCCAATATCTTTTCTTCAAGCACATACAAAATATACGCTTCCCCTGGTGTTTGAGCCACTTGTTTCTATAAATCCCAACCAAGAATTAGAACCAATCTTAGCTAAATCCTGGGATATTGACCAACAACACAATACGATTACAATAACTTTGAACAATAATCATAAATTTTCTGATGGAAGCCAGGTGACTTCTCAGGATGTTGTAAATTCAATTTTGAGAGTCTGCAGTAATAAAAGTCGAGTCAGCTTAGAGCTAGAGGGTTTGATTGGATGCAATAAACAGAATCCCCAGGTCGAGGCGCTAAATGCTACTACGATCAAATTTAAAATAAATACACATCCAACCATATTTCTTTTTCAACTAGCCTCACCCAACGCTGTTATTACTAAGCGAAACTTGTCAGGAGAACTTTTAGGCTCTGGGCCATATTTTTTAGATACTTTGAATCATGATTATATTATTCTAAAGAAAAATACCCATTATTATGATCCATTAAATATAAAAAATGATGGCATAATCTTCTATTATTTAGATAAGAATAAAGTTCATGAATCTCTTAAAACAGAGAGGCCTGACGGCATCATTATGTATAGAACCTCTGATTTAAATGGTTTGCAGGACGATAATTATAAGACAATTAAAAGCAATTCTAATATTACAATGATTTTTGTAATAAATAATTTCCATTTCCCATTTAATTATAAAATAGTCAGAGAAGCTATTTCCGCAGAAATATACGACCAACACAAAGTAGAATTCTGTGTATCAAACTCACATAAGGCTTATGGCATTATTCCTACAGGATTAGGAGGATCAATAGCGAATATGTCTCCTATATCTAAACCAAAAATAAACCCTGAGACAGTATTCAAACAAGTGCCCAGTTTAAAAG
This genomic interval from Patescibacteria group bacterium contains the following:
- a CDS encoding ABC transporter substrate-binding protein, translated to MSALIFRYFIIIFLLFSAVDTLATPASNPINDWKQYKNFLIFAVPVSFGKFDPISFLQAHTKYTLPLVFEPLVSINPNQELEPILAKSWDIDQQHNTITITLNNNHKFSDGSQVTSQDVVNSILRVCSNKSRVSLELEGLIGCNKQNPQVEALNATTIKFKINTHPTIFLFQLASPNAVITKRNLSGELLGSGPYFLDTLNHDYIILKKNTHYYDPLNIKNDGIIFYYLDKNKVHESLKTERPDGIIMYRTSDLNGLQDDNYKTIKSNSNITMIFVINNFHFPFNYKIVREAISAEIYDQHKVEFCVSNSHKAYGIIPTGLGGSIANMSPISKPKINPETVFKQVPSLKDKMAIVYVHRHIDSKNTCEENALIEAAKKYNISMKFIYDADYSILLSLYQNHKADAFMELYVAKNREAYTVLQPFAHNGANVANIKGFQLDNLLNIALSEPSSHKRFQDYNAIAKYIESEAFVIPLYYSDHSNLISQCILGVSKDFYFNPYRIFPSLYKSRGCVN